The genomic segment CTGCAAACGATGGTTTCATTCGTATTGTGAGTACAAGTGGTGCACATGATAACTATGTGAAAGGTATTCACCTAGGTAGCCAAAATGCAGCATCAATTGGTGATATGGAAATCCAAGGTCTGCAAACTTACTTTAGCCCTGGAACTGGCCAATATGCAAAAGGTGCAATTATTACCATTTCTGGTCACTAATTTTTACCTTAAAAAAGCGCGTGTTTACACGCGCTTTTTTTATGACTACAACATCTATCTAAAAAAATAAAAAAAGACTGTATTTTTTTGAAAAAGAAGGTATCTTTCTAGTTACAGGGAAGTAGAGTGAAGACTCTATAAAAAGAAAAATTAGGCACATCATGCCAATGATAAGAAAAGTAAAAGAATATGTTAGAGATTGCATTGGGCTCGGCATTGATGTATTACGCTGCCAAAGAAGCTCTGGATATTAAAAAACAGCCACCAGGCGCTGTTCACTATACTGAAGTTCTTGATTCAAGAAATGATTCTTTCGTACGTATGCACCGCGAACATGTGGAAGTCAAACCTGCACTGTTAGACCAGTTTCAGGGGATTGTGCGTCAGGCTTACGATTATAGTTGTGGTTCAGCAGCACTTACGACTTTATTAAATGGCTATGTGGGTACTCGGCTGGATGAGCAGCAAGTCATGAATGGCCTAATGAAATTTGGTGAAACGGATAAAATCATCGAACGTCGTAGCTTTTCCCTTCTTGATATGAAGCGTTTTGTTGCTGCCTTAGGCCTGGAAAGTGGTGGCTATCGCGGAGAATTTGAAGATCTGGTTAAACAGGGACAACCCGCCAT from the Acinetobacter sp. YWS30-1 genome contains:
- a CDS encoding C39 family peptidase, giving the protein MLEIALGSALMYYAAKEALDIKKQPPGAVHYTEVLDSRNDSFVRMHREHVEVKPALLDQFQGIVRQAYDYSCGSAALTTLLNGYVGTRLDEQQVMNGLMKFGETDKIIERRSFSLLDMKRFVAALGLESGGYRGEFEDLVKQGQPAIVPISYAGFKHFVVYKAYKNGRVYVADPALGNISFDEQRFKEVWENNTLYLINVPEQYRKNFLALKESDMRHVEDATINRYALVDMQYPQFYMDKIADKASTIRMDRNRNVDSEKFGEYQYNFLRLYYKNK